A genomic window from Bubalus bubalis isolate 160015118507 breed Murrah chromosome 11, NDDB_SH_1, whole genome shotgun sequence includes:
- the LOC102399310 gene encoding olfactory receptor 4K13-like yields the protein MKMMNSSMISEFVLLGLTNTWELELFFFFIFLLAYAAIMAGNLLIVVTITLDSHLHSTPMYFLLGNLSFLDMSVSTITTPKMVADFVRENKTISLWGCMAQMFFLHFLGGSEMTLLIVMAVDRYFAICKPLHYTTIMNHRVLRGSVLLSWAVGFVHTMSQMVFTITLPFCGPNIVDNIFCDLPLVIKLACTETYVLELLVIADSGLLSLISFILLLISYTVILVTIRHQTSGSLSKALSTLSAHITVVTLFFGPCIFIYAWPFSSFSVDKFLSVFYSVITPLLNPIIYTLRNQEMKAAMNRLRTQHVRSRKTF from the coding sequence ATGAAAATGATGAATAGCTCAATGATATCTGAGTTTGTTTTGTTAGGACTCACCAACACTTGGGAActtgagcttttcttttttttcatatttttattggcCTATGCAGCGATTATGGCAGGAAACCTTCTAATTGTGGTCACCATAACCTTGGACTCTCATCTGCACTCCACACCAATGTACTTCCTCCTTGGAAACCTCTCCTTTCTTGATATGTCTGTTTCTACAATCACAACCCCCAAGATGGTTGCAGATTTTGTCAGGGAGAATAAAACTATTTCTCTATGGGGCTGTATGGCTCAGATGTTCTTCCTTCACTTTTTAGGGGGTAGTGAGATGACACTTCTCATAGTTATGGCGGTTGATAGGTACTTTGCAATATGTAAACCTCTTCACTACACAACCATCATGAACCACCGGGTACTCAGAGGCTCTGTGCTGCTATCATGGGCTGTTGGCTTTGTGCATACAATGAGCCAGATGGTGTTTACCATCACCTTGCCCTTCTGTGGTCCCAATATAGTAGACAATATATTCTGTGACCTTCCGCTGGTTATAAAGCTTGCCTGCACTGAGACCTATGTTCTGGAGTTGCTAGTAATTGCTGACAGTGGACTATTGTCTCTCATCTCCTTCATACTCTTGCTCATTTCCTACACTGTCATTCTGGTAACCATTCGACATCAAACCTCTGGCAGTCTCTCCAAAGCTCTGTCCACGCTATCTGCTCATATTACAGTGGTCACTCTGTTCTTTGGGCCGTGTATCTTCATTTATGCTTGGCCATTTAGTAGCTTTTCAGTGGATaaatttctttctgtgttttattcAGTTATCACACCTTTACTGAACCCCATTATTTATACTCTGAGGAATCAGGAGATGAAAGCAGCCATGAATAGACTGAGGACCCAACATGTGAGGTCCAGAAAGACCTTCTAG
- the LOC123328299 gene encoding olfactory receptor 4K13-like, translating into MDLLNNRSSVSEFILVGLSTSQETQILFFAIFFLVYVAIIIGNLLIVISVIVDNHLHSPMYFFLANLSFFDLCLSSAATPKVISDFLRKHKTISWWGCMTQMFFMHFFGGGEMSLLIAMAVDRYVAICKPLHYKTIMSHRVLIGFLLLSWVIGLIHTTSQMVFTVGLPFCGPNVLDSFFCDLPLVIKLACTDTYILELLVMVNSGLLSLICFILLLISYVVMLVTIWEHSSSASSKALSTLSAHITVVTLFFGPAIFIYAFSFNSYSVDKFLSVFYSIITPLLNPIIYTLRNQEMKAAIKRLSNQHIGSWLTP; encoded by the coding sequence ATGGATCTCCTGAATAACAGATCAAGTGTTTCTGAGTTCATTTTGGTGGGACTTTCTACTTCTCAAGAAACTCAAATACTCTTTTTTGCAATCTTCTTTCTTGTCTATGTTGCCATCATCATAGGAAACCTCCTCATTGTCATCTCTGTGATAGTTGATAATCATCTTCACTCCcccatgtatttctttctggcaaatttatcattttttgatTTATGTCTTTCTTCTGCTGCAACTCCCAAAGTGATTTCAGACTTCCTTAGAAAACACAAGACCATCTCCTGGTGGGGCTGCATGACCCAGATGTTCTTTATGCACTTCTTTGGGGGTGGAGAGATGTCTCTTCTGATAGCTATGGCCGTTGACAGGTATGTCGCCATATGCAAACCCTTGCACTACAAGACCATCATGAGTCACAGGGTGCTCATTGGGTTTCTACTGCTCTCATGGGTGATTGGGCTTATCCATACTACAAGCCAGATGGTTTTTACAGTGGGTTTGCCTTTCTGTGGTCCCAATGTATTGGATAGCTTTTTTTGCGACCTCCCCCTGGTCATCAAGCTTGCCTGCACTGATACTTACATCCTAGAGCTCTTGGTGATGGTGAACAGTGGGCTCTTGTCCCTGATCTGCTTCATTCTCTTGCTCATATCCTACGTTGTCATGCTGGTCACCATCTGGGAGCACTCTTCCAGTGCATCCTCTAAGGCTCTGTCTACACTCTCTGCTCACATCACTGTAGTCACTCTGTTCTTTGGCCCTGCCATCTTCATTtatgctttttcatttaataGTTACTCTGTAGATaaatttctttctgtgttttactCTATCATCACTCCTCTACTTAATCCAATTATTTATACTCTGAGGAATCAGGAAATGAAGGCAGCCATTAAGAGACTGAGCAACCAGCATATTGGTTCCTGGCTCACCCCCTAA
- the LOC102399955 gene encoding olfactory receptor 4K13-like, translated as MDLLNNRSSVSEFILVGLSTSQETQILFFAIFFLVYVTIIVGNLLIVISVIVDNHLHSPMYFFLANLSFFDLCLSSAATPKVISDFLRKHKTISWWGCMTQMFFMHFFGGGEMSLLIAMAVDRYVAICKPLHYKTIMSHRVLIGFLLLSWVIGLIHTTSQMVFTVGLPFCGPNVLDSFFCDLPLVIKLACTDTYILELLVIVNSGLLSLICFILLLISYIVMLVTIWKHSSSASSKALSTLSAHITVVTLFFGPAIFIYAFPFNSYSVDKFLSMFYSIITPLLNPIIYTLRNQEMKTAIKRLSKHHTGAGLTH; from the coding sequence ATGGATCTCCTGAATAACAGATCAAGTGTTTCTGAGTTCATTTTGGTGGGACTTTCTACTTCTCAAGAAACTCAAATACTCTTTTTTGCAATCTTCTTTCTTGTCTATGTCACCATCATCGTAGGAAACCTCCTCATTGTCATCTCTGTGATAGTTGATAATCATCTTCACTcccccatgtatttcttcctggcaaatttatcattttttgatTTATGTCTTTCTTCTGCTGCAACTCCCAAAGTGATTTCAGACTTCCTTAGAAAACACAAGACCATCTCCTGGTGGGGCTGCATGACCCAGATGTTCTTTATGCACTTCTTTGGGGGTGGAGAGATGTCTCTTCTGATAGCTATGGCCGTTGACAGGTATGTCGCCATATGCAAACCCTTGCACTACAAGACCATCATGAGTCACAGGGTGCTCATTGGGTTTCTACTGCTCTCATGGGTGATTGGGCTTATCCATACTACAAGCCAGATGGTTTTTACGGTGGGTTTGCCTTTCTGTGGTCCCAATGTATTGGACAGCTTTTTTTGTGACCTCCCCCTGGTCATCAAGCTTGCCTGCACTGATACTTACATCCTAGAGCTCTTGGTGATCGTGAACAGTGGGCTCTTGTCCCTGATCTGCTTCATTCTCTTGCTCATATCCTACATTGTCATGCTGGTCACCATCTGGAAGCACTCCTCCAGTGCATCCTCTAAGGCTCTGTCTACACTCTCTGCTCACATCACTGTAGTCACTCTGTTCTTTGGCCCTGCCATCTTCATCTATGCTTTCCCATTTAACAGTTACTCTGTAGATAAATTTCTTTCTATGTTTTACTCTATCATCACTCCTCTCCTTAATCCAATTATTTATACTCTGAGGAATCAGGAAATGAAGACAGCCATTAAGAGACTAAGCAAACATCATACTGGTGCTGGGCTCACCCACTAA
- the LOC102392598 gene encoding olfactory receptor 4N5: protein MMDRENSTEVTEFILLGLTQSQDVQLLVFTLVLIFYLIILPGNLLIILTIRSDPGFTAPLYFFLGNLAFLDASYSFIVAPRMLVDFLSEKKVISYRGCITQLFFLHFLGAGEMFLLVVMAFDRYIAICRPLHYSTVMNPRACYALLLALWLGGFTHSIVQVALIIHLPFCGPNRLDSFFCDVPQVIKLACADTFVVELLMVSNSGLLTLLCFLGLLASYAVILCRVKGRSSEGKGKALSTCTTHIIIVFLMFGPAIFIYTRPFRAFPADKVVSVFHTVIFPLMNPVIYTLRNQEIKASMRKLLSHHMVC, encoded by the coding sequence atgatggacagggagaacaGCACTGAGGTGACAGAATTCATCCTACTTGGTCTGACCCAGTCTCAAGAtgttcagctcctggtcttcacACTAGTCTTAATTTTCTACCTCATCATCCTCCCTGGAAATCTCCTCATCATCCTCACCATCAGGTCAGACCCTGGTTTCACAGCCCCCCTCTACTTCTTCCTGGGCAACCTGGCCTTCCTGGATGCTTCCTACTCCTTCATTGTGGCTCCCAGGATGCTGGTGGATTTCCTCTCTGAGAAGAAGGTGATCTCCTATAGAGGCTGCATCACTCAGCTCTTCTTCTTGCACTTTCTTGGGGCAGGGGAGATGTTCCTTCTTGTCGTGATGGCCTTTGACCGCTACATTGCCATCTGTCGTCCTTTACACTATTCGACTGTCATGAACCCTAGAGCCTGCTATGCCTTGCTGTTGGCTCTGTGGCTTGGGGGATTTACTCATTCCATTGTTCAAGTGGCTCTTATTATCCACTTGCCCTTCTGTGGTCCAAACCGACTGGACAGCTTCTTCTGCGATGTGCCACAGGTCATCAAGCTGGCCTGCGCTGATACCTTTGTGGTGGAGCTCCTGATGGTCTCCAACAGTGGCCTGCTCACCCTGCTGTGCTTTCTGGGCCTTCTGGCCTCCTATGCAGTCATCCTCTGCCGTGTAAAGGGGCGCTCCTCTGAAGGGAAGGGCAAGGCTCTGTCCACATGCACCACACACATTATCATTGTGTTTCTCATGTTTGGACCTGCCATCTTCATCTACACCCGCCCCTTCAGAGCCTTCCCAGCTGACAAAGTGGTTTCTGTCTTTCACACCGTAATCTTTCCTTTGATGAACCCTGTGATTTATACCCTTCGCAATCAGGAAATAAAAGCTTCCATGAGGAAGTTGTTGAGTCATCACATGGTTTGCTGA